In Papaver somniferum cultivar HN1 unplaced genomic scaffold, ASM357369v1 unplaced-scaffold_80, whole genome shotgun sequence, the following proteins share a genomic window:
- the LOC113344942 gene encoding wall-associated receptor kinase-like 1: protein MTSSLSVIQRLVNILFGLLMVIYSLEAEEVVATRVGTAATTSVSIVNGTSSSMIAKEGCQDRCGSVMIPYPFGMGNSNCYRDVRFKISCNYSNNGPVALLNGDRYQALQITLEYVRINVLAPIHCGYGSNVTNTSYIVSDIPFPVSNTSNKLTVLGCNIFGSVTVSLQADQVDSSASGLGDRFKGCPSRCDKHTAVPPSHCSGYGCCKTRIPNGLTSYTVKTSSLAVDTHDSTSYPCVRAFVIDREFSKVERLLSSKSDSFVPVILDWAINDVMTCKEAQTYRSSYACGRYSDCLESQSGPGYHCKCSKGYAGNPYLLDGCQDIDECNEPDKCGKDVICINTPGSYRCSCPPDMKLEIFELGNYCTPDEQRLLADQKNKRRLHNIVVIASSGIGGSIIVILLIAIGYWLYRRFKRRKQIKLKQKHFERNGGLLLKQKITSNDGRVEKAAKIFVIEELRNMTDNFNPNRIIGYGGHGTVYKGMLPGGEIVAIKKSTMVDETQVDQFINEVVILSQINHRNIVKLLGCCLETEVPLLVYEFVSIGTLSYHLHVAQEDGESLLSWKVRVRIASEIAGALAYLHSDAYMPIFHRDIKSTNILLDEKYRAKVADFGLSRSIPVDKTHLTTIVQGTFGYLDPEYFQSSQFTDKSDVYSFGIVLVELLTGEKAISILRHQEEKSLALYLVKSMKGNRLFEILDSRVLDEADEDDVLVVAKLAKRCLKLNGKKRPTMKEVSHCLSGLHEKLSTESLHRITNTKDNGHE from the exons ATGACTTCATCATTATCTGTTATTCAACGTCTGGTGAACATTTTATTTGGGTTACTGATGGTGATCTATTCATTAGAAGCAGAAGAAGTAGTAGCAACAAGAGTAGGAACGGCAGCAACAACATCGGTAAGTATTGTTAATGGTACCAGTAGTAGTATGATAGCTAAAGAAGGCTGCCAAGATAGATGTGGTAGCGTAATGATTCCGTACCCGTTTGGGATGGGTAATAGTAATTGTTACCGTGATGTTAGATTTAAGATCTCATGCAATTACTCTAATAATGGTCCAGTTGCTCTTTTAAATGGTGATAGGTATCAAGCTTTGCAAATCACGCTAGAGTATGTTCGTATTAATGTATTAGCACCTATACACTGTGGCTATGGTAGTAATGTTACCAATACCTCGTATATTGTTAGCGACATACCATTCCCCGTTTCCAACACTTCCAATAAGTTAACAGTACTTGGTTGCAACATTTTCGGTTCTGTGACAGTCTCCTTGCAAGCTGATCAAGTTGATTCATCAGCTTCCGGACTTGGAGACCGTTTTAAAGGGTGTCCATCCCGTTGCGACAAGCACACAGCTGTTCCTCCGTCTCATTGTTCCGGTTATGGTTGTTGTAAGACAAGAATTCCGAATGGACTAACATCTTACACCGTAAAAACAAGTAGTCTCGCGGTTGACACTCATGATTCCACGAGTTATCCATGTGTCCGTGCTTTTGTGATCGACCGTGAGTTTTCTAAGGTTGAGAGGTTACTGTCGTCTAAGAGTGATTCTTTTGTACCTGTGATCTTGGATTGGGCGATAAATGACGTCATGACATGCAAAGAAGCTCAAACATATCGTAGCTCGTACGCATGTGGCAGATATTCTGACTGCCTTGAATCTCAGAGTGGACCTGGCTATCACTGCAAATGTTCAAAAGGCTATGCAGGAAATCCATACCTTCTCGATGGATGTCAAG ATATTGATGAATGTAACGAACCAGACAAGTGCGGAAAAGATGTTATTTGTATCAACACGCCGGGAAGCTATAGATGTAGTTGTCCACCAGATATGAAATTAGAAATCTTCGAGCTCGGAAATTATTGCACACCTGATGAACAAAGATTGTTAGCTGATCAGAAAAACAAACGAAGACTTCATAATATTGTTGTCATTGCATCATCAG GTATTGGAGGAAGCATAATTGTAATACTTCTGATTGCGATTGGCTATTGGTTATACAGAAGATTTAAGAGGAGAAAGCAAATTAAACTAAAGCAGAAGCACTTCGAGAGAAATGGTGGGTTGTTGTTAAAGCAAAAGATCACTTCAAATGATGGTAGAGTTGAAAAGGCAGCTAAAATATTCGTAATTGAAGAACTGAGGAACATGACAGATAATTTCAACCCAAATAGAATCATCGGCTATGGCGGTCATGGTACCGTTTATAAAGGCATGCTACCAGGTGGAGAAATAGTTGCCATAAAGAAATCTACGATGGTTGATGAAACCCAAGTTGATCAGTTCATCAACGAAGTCGTTATTCTTTCGCAAATAAATCACAGGAACATAGTGAAGCTGTTAGGATGTTGTTTAGAAACTGAGGTTCCTTTGCTGGTTTATGAGTTTGTCTCTATCGGAACCCTCTCATACCATCTCCATGTGGCGCAAGAAGATGGCGAATCACTGCTGTCATGGAAGGTTCGTGTAAGAATCGCATCTGAGATTGCAGGAGCACTTGCATATTTACATTCCGACGCTTACATGCCGATCTTTCACAGAGATATTAAATCCACCAACATTCTCCTGGATGAGAAATATAGAGCTAAGGTTGCTGACTTTGGGCTTTCAAGATCAATACCCGTAGATAAAACACACTTAACCACAATAGTGCAAGGAACCTTCGGTTACTTAGATCCAGAGTACTTCCAGTCAAGCCAATTTACAGATAAGAGTGATGTTTATAGCTTTGGCATAGTTCTTGTGGAGCTATTAACAGGAGAGAAGGCAATATCTATACTCAGACACCAAGAGGAGAAGAGTTTAGCACTGTATCTCGTGAAATCAATGAAAGGAAATCGTTTGTTTGAGATATTAGATTCTAGAGTCCTCGATGAAGCTGACGAAGATGATGTTTTGGTTGTGGCTAAACTCGCTAAAAGATGTTTGAAACTGAATGGAAAGAAAAGGCCAACCATGAAGGAAGTATCACATTGTTTGAGTGGGTTGCATGAGAAACTTTCCACAGAATCCTTGCACAGAATTACGAATACAAAGGATAATGGTCATGAATGA